The following proteins come from a genomic window of Myroides odoratus DSM 2801:
- a CDS encoding PH domain-containing protein — MKVTIDENGVSYKSLFKEKFLPWSEIKDVLIVVRERRSIPDYYKLEEWMQAGRSGKSYFLLFRTSTEFPANPMFMFSAPIDEDYISVQCRKEVIEKINQYYYRS, encoded by the coding sequence ATGAAAGTGACGATTGACGAAAATGGGGTGAGCTATAAAAGCTTGTTTAAGGAAAAATTTTTACCCTGGTCAGAGATTAAAGATGTTTTAATTGTTGTTCGAGAACGTCGTTCTATTCCAGATTATTATAAGTTAGAAGAGTGGATGCAAGCGGGACGCTCAGGGAAAAGTTATTTTTTACTGTTCCGAACATCAACCGAATTCCCTGCAAATCCGATGTTTATGTTTAGTGCTCCGATTGATGAGGACTATATCAGTGTACAGTGTAGAAAGGAAGTAATTGAAAAAATTAATCAATATTATTACCGTTCTTAA